A region of the Tachyglossus aculeatus isolate mTacAcu1 chromosome 9, mTacAcu1.pri, whole genome shotgun sequence genome:
cacatagtaagcgcttaataaatgccattaaaaataaaaaagagaacaggcattgaatccccattttgcaggtgaaggaaatgaggcacagagaagtgacttgcccaaagtcgcacaacaggTAAATAGAAGAGTCGATTttagatccaggtcctctgacacccatgctTGTGGTGTTTCCACTCTGTCATGCTGCAAAATTACACAGTCGTACTCTTAATTGCTACCTTTTCCGTTCTCCAATGTTAATACAAAATTACCACAGAGTATTGGCTTGGATTCTGTATTTATAAAATTTGGGTTTAATAGCTGCCTTCTTGGAATCATCTTCTGCACAGTGTTCCATTTTAACAGATTAATCGGGTGGTGGCCTTCTCCTAAGGCCTGTCAAGACCTCCTCCCACAATCCTGAATAAATAAAGGGTAGGCTGTAACAAATTTCTTGAATGCAATTGTTAAGGAGTTTAGTTGAAAATCAACAATGGGTTAAAGAGAAGACAACAAATACTACCAAATGTATTTCTTATAGTTATCCAAATTGTGATGGGCATGGCCATGTTTTCTGAATCACCAAAGGTGGTTCATAAACTGTAGTCCTTCTTTTAATGGAGCCATAGGTAGTCACAGATAACTTTTGTAAGGTACTGAAAAATTCAATCACATTAGTCAGTGTTCTAGTTTTAAAAATTTTGCGAGTAGCAGACTTGCTACACTATACAACACATCACAATTTGGAATACTATGTCAGGGAATCCGTGTTTCACATGGTTATCAATCCTGAATACAATTATAGTACAATTATAGTAGACAATTAAcaataatccttgttttacatGGTTATCAATCCTGAATACAATTATAGTACAATTCTAGTAGacaattaacagtaataataatatttgtaagcctttgctatgggccaagcattatacaaagcactgggtttgatacaagattatcaagtggaacacagtccccatcccattaggggctcacagtctaaatcggagggagaacaggtatttcatacccattttccagaggaaaaaagtgaggtgcagagaagccacACAGCCTTGTGGAGAGAGCACTTGGAAATGAAAGTTGCTGATATTAATTAGGCCAGAAGGCATTTGTAAATTGTCTTTCTTCAAATTCTCCTCTGTCCTCAGGCTGATGAAATTAAGGTTCTACATTTGCTCTCTAAGCAGCTGGGGCTTTGCTGCAAACTCCAAACTAAGGCTGTAACCCGGGTTTTAGGGTTTAGCCATGTTagcgagcctgttgtgggcagggattgcctctatttgttgctgaattgtactttccaagcgcttagtacagtgctctgcatacagtaagcgctcaataaataagactgaatgaatttgtttcCAGGGTAATCTGTTTTAccagtgcattcattcactgCGGACAGAGCATACAATTAGATATTGCAGGGAGTTTCACAAGAAGCAGGTGACAACTTAATGGCAGATTTAGAACTGAAACACAGTGTACATAGAGATATAAAAGACACTCTTGCAAAcataatcaaccagtcatattgaGAACGTACCTTGTGCAGACCTCcagactaagggcttggaagagtataatgcgatagagttcattcattcattcaatcatatttattgagtgagtgcttactgtgtgcaaagcactgtactaagtgcttgagggagtacaatataataaaacatACATAATAAAACATAAtaaaacatacatatataatgcAATAcaatcgagctcacagtctagagggggagagttgagACATATTTGACACCCAACCACTTTGCtcctcatgtctctcattcatcGTGCTTTTGTCTCTAAGCTtcttcttcagtggtatttattaagcacttagggtgtccagaacactgtactaagctcttgggagagtactaagctcttgggagagtacaatacaaacaaacTTTTATTGGAATTGTatccctccttgtgggcagggaacatgtctaccaatcccatggtattttactctcccaagcgcttttcgttctctgcacacagtaagtgctaaataaatttcactgattgatcaattcttaTGTAGCTATTTTCTTTCTTATTATCCCAGGCTTTATTCAGCCTCTGTACTGGGCTACAAAGCAGAACATAACACCTTTCTAGTAAAtactagtaattgtggcatttgttcagcacttactgtgtgccaggcattgaactaagcaatATGGTGCCactagggttgggcacagtccctgtcccatatcgggctcacagaattaatccctattttaccgatgaggtaacggaggcacaaggaagcgaagtgacttgcccaaaatcacacagcggacaagtggcagagccatgattagaacctaggtccttccgactcccgagcccacactctatccagtaggccacgctgattctcttatTCTAGAGTCCTGGTGACAATACTAAAATAACAGAAAGGAATTGGGAAAAGACAAGAAAGCAGCTGCTGCATAGAGTTAGATTTGGACTGGTTATTTTTCCTTTCATTGAGGAGATTATTTTCCCTTTTAAAACAAAAGTAGTAGTTAGACCCAGTATACAGTAGCCTTCCCCCttgggttgggggaagagatgaGGGCTTCTAAAGTTTCAACTTCACCCAGGGTGTTTTGGTCCCAAGGGATGGGAAATGAAAGCAATGGAAAACTATAGGTCCTCTACAGCTCAGTCGAATTGTAAAGAGGGTTGGCCATTCACAGTGGGTCATCCCTAGCCACCTAACAGGGGTCCATTAGCTCACCACCTAAATAATAGATAGATTGGAGATGGGTTCTTTTCAACAGCTATTAAATAATTGGCTCAAATTTGTCATCCCGTCTACCCTGACCTTCTACAGACTAGGGAATTAAAATCCTTTTTTACCGCCTGTTTCTTTAGCATTGTCAGTGTCTATGACTGAAGAGTTTCAGAGGTGGAGATGATTTCAGAGAGCACTAATCCAATTAAAGGCAAATGAGTTACCTTTGTGTTCTAGCTACAACCCAGCAGCCTTTTATGCTGCTTAAGGTGAGACTCTCTTTGATCTGGTAGCTCTATTTTGGGCCCACCTTTCAAGGCTTGCATTATAATGGGGAATGTTATCGGCTGTTCTGGTGCAGAGTCAAGAACAAGTATAAAAACCTCCTTTGTAACATTTGGAATGGCACCTGAAATCTGGCATTTGGAGCACTGTGTTACAGACTTTGTCTATCTGAGACAATTGAAAgggcacagtaaaaaaaaaatgtcactcGACTTCCACTTGGTTGCAATCGCTACTAGAACTTTCTGTCACAGTTCAGAGTGGATGATCTGAAGACAATAGGCTTGGGGCCTCCAGGTAGAGTATGTGTAGaagcaatatcaatcaattgtcaaGCGCATGACAGATgcggtcattattattcttaatattatggtattgagcgcttaccctgttcagaggactgtactaagcacttgggagagtagagtacagcaaagttagtagacgtgttccctgctcacaatgagcttacagtctagagggggaggcagacattattataaacaaataatttatagtatataatttatagttatgtctataagtgccgtggggctgagggtggagtgaataccaaatgtccaaaggtcacagatccaagtgcatagatagtcttctatgtgccaggcacttttctaagataCAAGAATAaacgggttgggcacggtccctgtcccacaatagggctcacagtcttaatcccaattttgcagatgagggaacctgaggcacagaggaagtgaaatgacttggccaaggtcacaaagcagccaagtggcaaggccggggttagaacctaggtccttctgactcccagtttcgcGCTCTACTAAGCCTTGAAGGTTTTCAGCCCCAGCGTCCAAGTATTACGACCAAAGCGGGCCATCGCCTTGaccttgtttctctccttctgaAACCCCTAGGACAGAACCTCGATGCCATCCACGACATCACCGTGGCTTACCCTTATAACATCCCTCAGTCGGAGAAACACCTCCTGGAAGGAAATTTCCCCAAGGAAATCCACTTTCACATCCGCCGGTATCCAGTGGACATCCTGCCCGCCTCCACAGAGGAACTCCAGGTCTGGTGCCACAAGcgatgggaggagaaagaagagcggCTTCGCTCGTTCTACCGGGGGCGGAGGAATTTTGATGTCTCGGGGCCGAACGCCATTCCACCCTGCAAGTCGGAGGCCAGGGTCCTGCTGGTGAAGTGGGTATCCTTCCTCTACTGGACACTGTTCAGCCCTGCTATGGTCGTACTTATGTACTTCAGCAGCTTGGCCAGGTGGTATTTGGTCACTTGGATCCTCATCTTTGTCCTGCAGGAGAAGATATTTGGTGGCCTGGAATTCATCGAACTGGCATGTTACAGGTTCTTAGCCAAACGACAGAAAGTAGAGCTCAAGAAAGCCGAATGAAGGTCCCGAGTTCACCGGGCAGGCTCCTTGGGGCTGTTTTTTGAGATGTCCATAGCCTAAGCCAGGAAGCGTTTTTGCATGAAAACCCTCAATCTTtataactaccatcattatttaagacATTTTGCACTTgattttgtggggaaaaaaaaataattcctaGATATCGCTCCATATGAACAAATGATTTTTAATCTCTGAATGTCGATGTTACTGTAGCAGGGAGGAAACAACTAAGGGTTATAACTGTGAAATAACTCTTGCCGGGTAATTGAACAATCATTAGGCTGTTGCTAGGCGAGGTTAGCTAGCGGGTTTTTTCGAATCTCCAACCCCGCTGTCCAGACGATCCATCGAGCAGTTTGGTCTGGCTTGAAACCACCGGCACAAATCAGACATCCAGACTTGAAAATTATAGATTGCCTCAGGTACATATGAGTCTCAATCTTCTCTTTCCAAGCTGCCCACTCTGGAGATATCTTAtcctctctgtcctcctttccttccttgttcctccccatttcccggcctaCCAAATGCATAGCTGGCCATTGGCTGGCAGATGCGGCCTTCTCCCAGTAAGAACCGTTTACGTGAAAATTATCTGAAAGGAGGTTGGGGAAGAGACACAGACTTGGAATCGGCTCACCTGTCTGTTAAAACATGTCTGCCACCCTCTCCAGCTTGTCCCTGGAAAGAAAATGCCGAGTTTTCTCCATTGGTTCAGAGTGCACCTTTGACTTTGGGAAGCCCTCTGAAACTAGCGAGCACAGTAGTGAGTTGCCTGAAACCAGATGGCCAAAGTTAGGGTCTCGACGGGCTGTAACGCTGTCAAATCAGGTTTTATCCACGGGGTTATCCAGAGATTACAGGAATGCCCTTTGACATTGACTATTTTGGGGCTTGACCAGACTCCGTCACTCACTAGGAATAGCACGTTGGATTTGACCCCGAACAATCACTCACCTAAACACTGCCATCG
Encoded here:
- the LCLAT1 gene encoding lysocardiolipin acyltransferase 1 isoform X2 yields the protein MQSAAYIFIHRRWKDDKNHFEAMLDYFCDIHEPLQLLIFPEGTDLTENSKVRSNEFAEKNGLQKYEYVLHPRTTGFTFVVERLREGQNLDAIHDITVAYPYNIPQSEKHLLEGNFPKEIHFHIRRYPVDILPASTEELQVWCHKRWEEKEERLRSFYRGRRNFDVSGPNAIPPCKSEARVLLVKWVSFLYWTLFSPAMVVLMYFSSLARWYLVTWILIFVLQEKIFGGLEFIELACYRFLAKRQKVELKKAE